The proteins below come from a single Pristiophorus japonicus isolate sPriJap1 chromosome 26, sPriJap1.hap1, whole genome shotgun sequence genomic window:
- the LOC139239048 gene encoding neuroblast differentiation-associated protein AHNAK-like, with the protein MVRLGGGVPMCLLPFTFEVVKVTGLGGAAEEALGPNSPLKVLAEMQLVPGTKNDRIYSTLSACCCLAGWSVPTHRVCRASQGVCSFSLLSRAVPTPHRRYDGEGIVRKPEDGEASSSGDESPVPEVEEIDCGPSGSQRDQPANRHPAPDQGISTGTKIQKELLHEELKQFLRIKKDRHASLASLSEAGMESVGRYEVTKELKMSEMVELIVETEAEAGATGFSVAGGGKDGIFVKEVLKESRAAKALNLKEGDQLLSAKVYFDNAKYEDVLKILQSAEPYKVAFCLKRTVSSADVAISSETGSLELKGPEAKKTKLSVKSISPVKRTKKLMKEKILSKDEAAVELDVPVDVEFAFPKFSKFKRLTITSPKEGAAATGEARVTHPEVEAELSLGEGQVKEKKKKLKFPGLGTRESGKAKLDVSPVSQKQKGGVSVKVPQVTTKDLEGPEVETKTKAKMPTFDLFSKTKKVEADVPSPKAKTKLTVSGGAEVSTEGPEGKLIPGLPIKAPQVEIDIGLPKADVDVKGPSAEGEANAKDPGFKIKMPSFGLKSGETIDVKGPKVKVESREPESEEGKLKMPQITMLAIDISVPKMKDAGGADIAAAGVDVDASGYKAEGLEGKVKELAHKITTINISAPKVKVPDFDISLPKGKADTAGVEGDVRVRDLKSAKVEGEIQTSKLSIEIPEAKLKMPKVSLPEFSLSSKGKDREVGAEMEGEGPDVKSTMLKMPKFEVYLPKMKLGEAEVDTSTKAQVKVPASGVQVSKVKVDIKGPQLEGPEAKIKLPSVKMPSIDIAVPKVTLSDVQLPKGKAEISAPGVAADWKASKVRVEAPKIEGQSSELTSEGFDLQFKMPKVSLPTFGISASGKEAETTVDGKMGGEDAKSKGPIIKVPKFEMSLPKMKHVEAETRAEADVSGPGFDIMGKLPSVKMPTIDISAPKIPDVNVRPPMGKAEVSAKGVEGGVKAPKVSLGAPKPDGQPSEFSLEAPELQLKMPKVSLPSFGLSASGKEATAEVSGPQIEGKLPSVKMPTVDISALKVKIPELDLDICHPKGKAEVSELGVGKDAKVPGAKSPKTGGDGQMPTITMAGPEVTFQMPKVALPKFDISMKSKEAGADVEVKAGKGLEAEGPDDRGKSPMLKIPKFEVALPTMKPDEVDMSGPTIETDIKAAKRDTKTSKGKVDVEGVGSSEAKLKLPSMKLPTINISALQAMVPDVNITLPSVKSSFSAEGDDSGSHPVEASIEGPDGKGKMPKVSLPKFGSKSKVDGETESSVAKVDVKGKGQVKGKALDINIKGPSVDVDVDDIKLKGKEGRFKMPKFKMPTFGSPKKYEEGMDIAIPGADLTVRAPEVDARISKGKVEIKGPELETGSPEGKVKTSFMKISKFGISSSKSKTLEADAGLPSGAISSKGKMEVKAPKMDASAKARDLSIEGPDIQLKVPSFTMPSFGISGPKADMELDIKTKSGTLDSEPEGSGGKLKMPAIQMPSIGISVPQKKRADAEGLLPRAEVDVSEVDLKTYGGDLKIPKVKGGAEVPDPEGKQKLPSVKMPSIGISVPKVKAPEVDLGFSVPKVDTSARRADGEATLLSPELDDVKFKLKMPKFGMSGSKDKEAGADVSAPRVDTEDTEGKGMTFKAKMPKVDISLPKVKPSEADVGMDASLLEAEGPDAEGRFKMPGFTLPKFSPPKLRAPELDFDIKLSKDKRIDGDTTGPKIDTEGPGGEFKIKVPQVSLPSFGMSTSEAKGPGTDLAPSPPKDKLKPKVKAELKGPQVERGLEVESPEGKLKGGKIKMPKFRIGTTKGGSADDKEATKSDSETEGGKLKLKLPKFGISSKSAEAEAGVELDSSDGKVKGPKSKMSVLGISLGKGQKGEAETSPGVAGQGKGDFEADGARKSEKFKVKMPSVSLPTPDVDLGIHLPKGKVGSVEREVKAEVKGAKGTRVEGESQTAGVSSEGSEFRFKMPKFTMPDFGISAAGRGDGDATPGAKVKTSEAEVRRSKVELDIEGPEVDGKFQMLKVKMPKVEIGLAKDDSLAGGKAGVDGRQVGPAGVSSEDASTKGFFKMPTIELSAPRISDPSAGVEVGTVETGLRPQEAEGDDVLQLRMPKITLPSFGSSKDKLAGDQSSTGATVGTSVSGTMVEVKGPQVKVKGPQVEVDASGVELDASEGRLSKLKGKMSKFGVALPTVSPQEEVSLSTTAVKGKGEGKGKDVSYTSLKADMDLPDAELKTRKQLFGFSMPKMKSPDVAVTLPEGRAGTSSPKGKGRSKSPAAKGGVGGGTSPEADSAEAKLKMSRMKMPSFGISWSKSKTAEINGGLHADAPTGKGEGNWGLKASRKKAAGGEENDDTDSLEAKSKMKLKLPKVSFTPVKIPSVDVSLGGPGSSSAGNAGDASGLHMNGDSEMSGSPGKMGKIKLPKVEFSSPYQKVKDGDTELSLQLVKTEMSLSKDDAGLRANSDSSFQTSSPRVNGGDVRGEKIKAPKISFSGFKKKSSERPQSDEDPEMSNLVTSSARTELVLLESGGDNKSKTRMGFTMGKSKGTYSVHGTASALSDPGKEPKGKGTAEGQGESKEESEGKSAKFKLPKFSLGPKSKGTLEISSPEYENNIISELQLEGEEYASQQFKFQMPKVGFTTVYHEEHISEEKIVEEGGSVTVSKASKQVKTQTLTDKKTSI; encoded by the exons AGG GAGATCAGCTTCTCAGCGCCAAGGTCTACTTTGACAATGCCAAGTATGAGGATGTGCTGAAGATCCTCCAGAGCGCAGAGCCGTACAAAGTCGCCTTCTGCCTCAAGCGCACCGTATCCAGTGCCGACGTGGCCATTTCATCGGAGACCGGGAGCCTCGAACTGAAAGGACCAGAAGCCAAAAAGACTAAGCTG AGTGTGAAGAGCATCTCGCCTGTCAAGAGAACGAAGAAGTTAATGAAGGAGAAGATCCTCAGTAAAGATGAGGCAGCGGTGGAACTGGACGTGCCGGTCGATGTGGAGTTTGCGTTTCCCAAATTCTCCAAGTTTAAGAGGCTGACCATCACTTCTCCCAAGGAAGGGGCCGCTGCGACAGGTGAGGCCAGAGTTACACATCCCGAGGTCGAAGCTGAGCTTTCTTTGGGAGAGGGACAGGTTAAAGAGAAGAAGAAAAAGCTCAAGTTCCCTGGACTCGGAACAAGAGAGTCGGGGAAGGCCAAGCTTGACGTCAGCCCGGTATCTCAAAAGCAAAAAGGCGGCGTCTCTGTCAAAGTGCCGCAGGTCACCACAAAGGACCTGGAAGGGCCTGAGGTCGAAACGAAGACCAAAGCTAAGATGCCCACTTTTGATCTGTTCTCTAAAACCAAAAAAGTGGAGGCAGATGTCCCCAGTCCAAAAGCTAAAACCAAGCTGACGGTTTCTGGTGGAGCGGAAGTATCTACTGAAGGACCAGAAGGCAAATTGATACCTGGGCTCCCAATAAAAGCTCCGCAGGTTGAAATAGACATCGGTTTACCAAAAGCTGACGTTGATGTCAAAGGCCCATCAGCTGAAGGTGAAGCAAATGCCAAAGATCCTGGCTTTAAGATAAAAATGCCCTCATTTGGACTAAAAAGTGGTGAGACAATCGACGTAAAAGGTCCAAAGGTAAAAGTAGAAAGTCGAGAACCAGAAAGTGAAGAGGGCAAGCTGAAGATGCCCCAAATAACAATGCTCGCCATTGACATTTCTGTACCAAAAATGAAAGACGCAGGAGGGGCAGATATCGCTGCAGCAGGAGTCGACGTTGATGCCAGTGGTTACAAAGCAGAAGGATTGGAAGGGAAAGTTAAAGAACTTGCACACAAAATCACAACAATTAATATCTCAGCCCCCAAGGTAAAGGTGCCAGATTTTGACATCAGTCTACCAAAGGGAAAGGCAGACACAGCCGGGGTCGAAGGAGATGTTCGGGTCCGTGACCTTAAATCTGCAAAGGTCGAGGGCGAAATCCAAACATCTAAACTCAGCATTGAAATACCCGAAGCCAAGTTGAAAATGCCAAAAGTATCGCTCCCAGAATTTAGCCTCTCCTCCAAGGGCAAAGACCGTGAGGTGGGTGCAGAAATGGAAGGAGAAGGCCCAGATGTTAAAAGCACGATGTTAAAGATGCCAAAATTTGAAGTTTATCTGCCCAAAATGAAACTAGGGGAGGCCGAGGTTGACACCTCAACCAAAGCACAAGTGAAAGTTCCTGCGTCTGGGGTGCAGGTTTCCAAAGTCAAAGTAGATATCAAGGGCCCCCAACTGGAAGGCCCCGAGGCAAAAATCAAGCTGCCATCAGTGAAAATGCCATCGATTGATATTGCAGTGCCCAAGGTAACGCTCTCAGATGTTCAGCTTCCAAAGGGCAAAGCGGAGATCTCCGCACCAGGTGTGGCAGCTGACTGGAAGGCTTCGAAAGTCCGCGTTGAAGCGCCAAAGATTGAGGGCCAGTCATCTGAACTAACTTCTGAGGGGTTCGATCTTCAGTTCAAAATGCCGAAAGTGTCACTGCCGACGTTTGGTATTTCTGCCAGTGGTAAAGAGGCGGAGACAACAGTCGATGGGAAAATGGGCGGTGAAGATGCCAAGTCCAAAGGGCCTATAATAAAGGTGCCCAAATTTGAAATGTCCCTACCCAAGATGAAACATGTGGAAGCTGAGACGCGGGCTGAAGCCGATGTCAGTGGCCCTGGCTTCGATATCATGGGGAAACTGCCGTCAGTTAAAATGCCAACCATCGATATTTCGGCGCCCAAAATCCCAGATGTTAATGTCCGCCCTCCGATGGGTAAAGCAGAGGTCTCTGCAAAGGGTGTTGAAGGCGGCGTCAAGGCTCCAAAAGTCAGCCTTGGAGCACCAAAGCCCGATGGTCAACCCTCTGAATTCAGTCTGGAGGCGCCTGAACTGCAGCTGAAAATGCCAAAAGTGTCGCTGCCGTCGTTTGGCCTGTCGGCCAGCGGGAAAGAGGCCACGGCCGAAGTGAGCGGCCCTCAAATCGAGGGAAAACTGCCATCAGTTAAAATGCCAACAGTCGATATTTCAGCCCTGAAGGTAAAAATACCAGAGTTGGACCTTGACATCTGCCATCCAAAAGGAAAGGCGGAAGTATCTGAGTTGGGTGTGGGAAAAGATGCCAAGGTTCCCGGTGCCAAATCACCAAAGACTGGCGGAGACGGCCAAATGCCCACCATCACCATGGCTGGGCCTGAGGTCACATTTCAAATGCCAAAGGTGGCGCTTCCAAAGTTcgatatttcgatgaagagcaaagAGGCCGGAGCAGACGTTGAAGTGAAAGCGGGGAAAGGGTTGGAGGCTGAAGGCCCAGATGACAGAGGGAAAAGCCCAATGCTTAAAATACCCAAATTTGAAGTGGCCCTTCCCACGATGAAACCAGATGAAGTTGACATGTCGGGCCCAACGATTGAGACCGATATCAAGGCCGCTAAAAGAGACACAAAAACCTCCAAGGGAAAGGTTGACGTGGAAGGAGTGGGAAGTTCAGAAGCGAAACTGAAGCTGCCTTCAATGAAATTACCAACAATTAATATTTCAGCCCTTCAGGCTATGGTCCCGGATGTTAATATCACCCTTCCGTCAGTGAAATCATCTTTCTCTGCTGAAGGAGATGATAGCGGTAGCCATCCCGTTGAGGCCAGCATTGAAGGGCCTGATGGCAAAGGAAAAATGCCCAAAGTGTCGCTGCCAAAATTTGGTTCCAAAAGTAAAGTGGATGGGGAGACAGAGAGCAGCGTGGCTAAAGTTGACGTAAAAGGAAAAGGTCAAGTTAAAGGGAAAGCCCTGGATATCAATATCAAAGGGCCATCAGTGGATGTAGATGTTGATGACATAAAGTTGAAAGGGAAAGAAGGCAGGTTCAAGATGCCCAAGTTCAAAATGCCAACGTTTGGAAGCCCCAAGAAATATGAGGAGGGCATGGACATCGCCATACCTGGAGCTGACCTGACTGTAAGAGCCCCTGAAGTTGATGCACGTATCTCGAAGGGTAAGGTTGAAATTAAAGGACCAGAGCTTGAAACAGGAAGTCCAGAGGGGAAAGTAAAAACATCCTTCATGAAAATTTCCAAATTTGGGATTTCGAGCTCCAAAAGCAAAACTCTCGAAGCTGATGCGGGTCTTCCTTCAGGCGCCATTTCATCAAAGGGCAAAATGGAGGTGAAAGCACCAAAGATGGACGCCAGCGCCAAGGCTCGTGATCTGAGCATTGAAGGACCCGACATCCAGCTGAAGGTGCCTTCGTTTACAATGCCCAGCTTTGGTATATCGGGACCAAAAGCAGACATGGAGTTAGATATTAAGACCAAATCTGGCACTTTAGATAGCGAACCAGAAGGTTCAGGTGGCAAGTTGAAAATGCCGGCTATACAGATGCCGTCGATTGGCATTTCCGTGCCTCAGAAGAAGAGGGCAGATGCTGAGGGGCTGTTGCCAAGGGCCGAAGTTGATGTTTCAGAAGTGGACCTGAAAACCTACGGGGGGGATTTAAAGATTCCAAAAGTCAAAGGTGGCGCGGAAGTGCCCGACCCGGAGGGGAAACAAAAACTTCCTTCGGTGAAAATGCCGTCGATTGGCATTTCAGTGCCCAAAGTGAAGGCCCCAGAGGTTGACCTCGGTTTCTCCGTGCCCAAGGTTGACACCTCTGCACGCAGGGCTGATGGTGAGGCTACTTTATTAAGCCCCGAGCTCGATGACGTCAAGTTCAAGCTGAAAATGCCCAAGTTCGGGATGTCGGGGTCAAAGGACAAAGAAGCTGGCGCTGATGTCTCGGCGCCCAGAGTAGACACGGAGGACACTGAAGGCAAAGGGATGACGTTCAAAGCAAAAATGCCGAAAGTTGACATTTCTCTACCCAAAGTTAAACCGTCGGAAGCTGACGTTGGCATGGACGCCTCTCTGCTTGAGGCCGAGGGGCCTGATGCGGAAGGAAGGTTTAAAATGCCGGGTTTTACCCTACCAAAGTTCTCGCCGCCAAAACTGAGAGCTCCAGAACTCGACTTCGACATCAAGCTGTCCAAAGACAAACGGATTGACGGTGATACAACAGGCCCCAAAATTGACACTGAGGGCCCAGGAGGTGAATTCAAGATTAAGGTGCCTCAAGTGTCCTTGCCTAGTTTTGGCATGTCCACATCAGAGGCAAAGGGCCCTGGAACAGACCTGGCCCCCAGCCCCCCAAAGGACAAATTGAAACCCAAAGTGAAAGCGGAACTTAAAGGCCCCCAAGTGGAGAGAGGGCTGGAAGTAGAAAGCCCGGAGGGCAAATTGAAAGGGGGCAAAATTAAAATGCCCAAGTTCCGAATCGGCACAACCAAGGGCGGCTCAGCGGATGATAAAGAGGCGACTAAATCCGACTCGGAAACAGAGGGGGGCAAACTGAAACTGAAACTGCCCAAATTTGGGATTTCATCGAAGTCCGCCGAGGCGGAGGCTGGGGTCGAGCTGGACAGCTCGGACGGGAAGGTTAAAGGCCCCAAATCCAAGATGTCCGTGCTTGGCATTTCTCTGGGGAAGGGACAAAAGGGAGAGGCGGAAACCAGCCCGGGAGTCGCTGGGCAGGGGAAGGGCGACTTCGAAGCAGACGGGGCCAGGAAGTCGGAGAAGTTCAAGGTGAAGATGCCATCGGTGAGCCTGCCCACCCCGGACGTCGATTTGGGCATTCACTTGCCCAAGGGTAAAGTCGGATCTGTTGAGCGTGAAGTCAAGGCTGAGGTGAAGGGAGCGAAGGGAACGCGGGTGGAAGGTGAGAGCCAGACTGCAGGCGTGAGCTCGGAGGGCTCCGAATTCCGATTTAAGATGCCCAAATTTACCATGCCTGACTTTGGCATCTCCGCAGCTGGCCGGGGAGACGGCGACGCGACCCCGGGGGCAAAGGTGAAGACCtcagaagcggaggtcagaaggtCGAAGGTCGAGCTGGACATTGAGGGTCCAGAGGTGGACGGCAAGTTCCAGATGCTGAAGGTGAAGATGCCCAAAGTGGAGATTGGCTTGGCCAAGGATGACTCGTTGGCAGGGGGCAAAGCAGGTGTTGATGGGCGGCAAGTGGGCCCAGCTGGCGTCAGTTCAGAAGACGCATCCACCAAGGGCTTCTTTAAAATGCCCACCATCGAACTTTCAGCGCCCAGAATCAGCGACCCCTCCGCCGGGGTGGAAGTGGGCACTGTGGAAACCGGGCTCCGTCCGCAGGAAGCCGAGGGTGACGATGTCCTTCAGCTGAGGATGCCCAAGATCACGCTGCCCTCGTTCGGCTCGTCCAAGGACAAGCTCGCCGGGGATCAAAGCAGCACAGGGGCGACTGTGGGCACTTCGGTGTCGGGAACCATGGTGGAGGTCAAGGGTCCACAGGTGAAGGTCAAGGGTCCGCAGGTCGAGGTCGACGCGTCGGGGGTGGAGCTGGACGCCTCGGAAGGCAGGCTCAGCAAACTCAAAGGCAAAATGTCAAAGTTCGGCGTGGCGTTGCCGACGGTCTCTCCGCAGGAGGAGGTGAGCCTGTCCACCACGGCGGTCAAAGGTAAAGGCGAGGGAAAGGGCAAGGACGTTAGTTATACATCGCTCAAGGCAGACATGGACCTTCCTGACGCAGAGCTGAAAACCAGAAAGCAGCTGTTTGGCTTCTCTATGCCGAAGATGAAAAGCCCGGATGTGGCCGTAACGTTACCAGAAGGACGTGCGGGGACCTCATCTCCCAAGGGCAAAGGCCGCAGCAAATCCCCAGCGGCAAAGGGGGGGGTTGGTGGCGGAACCTCCCCCGAAGCCGACAGTGCGGAGGCCAAACTGAAAATGTCCAGGATGAAGATGCCCAGCTTTGGAATCTCTTGGTCCAAAAGTAAAACGGCCGAGATTAACGGGGGTCTACATGCAGATGCACCAACAGGAAAAGGCGAAGGAAACTGGGGGCTTAAAGCTTCCCGGAAAAAGGCAGCAGGCGGGGAGGAAAATGACGACACCGACAGTCTGGAAGCAAAATCCAAAATGAAATTGAAGTTGCCAAAGGTTAGTTTCACGCCTGTTAAAATACCTTCAGTGGACGTTAGCTTAGGTGGGCCTGGTTCATCCAGCGCAGGGAATGCAGGTGATGCATCAGGACTTCATATGAACGGAGATAGCGAGATGAGTGGGAGCCCAGGAAAGATGGGCAAAATAAAACTTCCAAAAGTAGAATTTTCCTCACCCTACCAGAAGGTCAAAGACGGCGACACAGAGTTAAGTCTTCAACTGGTCAAAACAGAGATGTCGTTGTCAAAAGACGATGCTGGGCTCAGGGCCAATTCTGACTCATCTTTCCAGACCTCCTCCCCCAGAGTGAATGGAGGCGATGTGAGAGGCGAAAAGATCAAGGCCCCTAAAATATCGTTTTCTGGCTTCAAAAAGAAAAGCAGTGAGAGGCCCCAATCAGATGAAGACCCCGAGATGTCTAACCTGGTGACGTCGAGCGCCAGGACTGAGCTGGTGTTGCTGGAGTCAGGAGGGGACAACAAGTCGAAGACCAGAATGGGCTTCACCATGGGTAAATCCAAAGGAACGTATTCTGTGCATGGCACCGCCTCTGCTCTGTCGGACCCGGGTAAGGAGCCCAAAGGAAAGGGCACGGCAGAGGGCCAAGGTGAGAGCAAGGAAGAGTCGGAGGGCAAGTCGGCAAAGTTCAAACTCCCAAAGTTCTCTCTCGGCCCGAAGTCCAAGGGGACGCTGGAAATCAGCTCCCCGGAGTATGAAAACAACATCATCTCGGAACTGCAGCTGGAGGGCGAGGAGTACGCATCGCAACAGTTCAAGTTTCAAATGCCCAAAGTGGGGTTCACGACTGTCTACCACGAGGAACACATCTCGGAGGAGAAGATCGTCGAAGAGGGAGGTTCTGTGACTGTGTCTAAGGCCAGCAAACAGGTGAAAACGCAGACCCTGACCGACAAAAAGACCAGCATTTAA